Within the Borrelia parkeri genome, the region CTATATTGACTTAATTGCGGTTCTATCATAGAGAAAAGGTGTTCTCTTAAAATTTCGATATGATTTTTCATACTATCAGTCACATCAATAACAAAAACAAGATCTAAATCAGCAAGCGGATCTTCTGATTCTTCTAGAATGTTTTTTATCTTATCAACAAGATCAAGTCCTCTTTTTGCAACAACAACATCATCTGCAAATCTAGAGAATTCTTTTTTTAAATCATTATTCTCAATTGTACTTTCTCGTTGAATCTCTCCAAAGAATAATTCATAAGCATTATCCTTATACTGACCTAAATAATCATTATATTTTTTCTCAAAAGTTCTAATTGAAAACCAAAAAGGATCTTTTTTTCTCTTTAGAACTTCTAAATCGATATCACCACTCCTTGTCGAAAAATTAGGAAAACCGTATCTCAACTTTTTAGGTATTAAGATATGAAAAGCTTGTCCAAACCTTCTATTTTTAACAGGTGTAGAAGATGTTAATGATAAGAGACGTCTATTTTGAATAACTCTACCATTTAAAATTCTAATCTCATCCCCATTAATTCTATTATACTCCAAGGTTCTAAATGAATAAGTAGAAACGTCTTTACTCTTATCTGGGATTTCAAAAGACTCAGTTAAAATAACCGATTTAATATTTGGCTTTTTTCTTATAAAAAGATGAAACCCATCTTCATGAGCCTCAACATATACATCATCAATATTAATACTTAAGTGATCATTCATTGAAGAAAATAAATTAAATACAATAAATAAGGAAATCATAAAGTAAGCTTTTTTCATATAAATCCTTACACGTTATTAGGCACCCTTATATGCCTTAAAACTAACAAAACACTAAATAATCTAAAGATTATCAGCCAAATTATCATAGAATAAAATCTTAGAACCAATAAAATCATTCTTAAAAATACCTCTAAGATTTAAACTAGCAAGATCTTTTTTAACACTCTTAACCATATCATCATCACGATTTAAGAGATCAAATATTCTAGAAGATTCAGTCAAATTCGCAATCCCCGAATCAAAAAGATTATTATTTCTAACAACACCAGATTCAATCCTATCACCAAGAGATGCTCTTATCTCAACAACTCCTAGATTATTGTAAATTTCAATTTCTTTTATCAATAAAGCTTTATGATGATCATTCCCTTGAGGTTTAAAACTTAAAATGCTAGACTTTTCTGATTCCAAATTCTGTAATACTCTTAAATAATAACTCCTAGCAGCCTCAAAATCACCCATCTTGTAAAGAACAGATGCAATTGAGTTTAAAACTTTATTACTATTTGCAAATCCGGACATATTTTGAACTCTAAATAAATAAGTTAATGCATCTTTATAATTATTTTCCTTATAATTAAGCAATGCTAATTTGTAATAAACATCTGGAGAATTAACTCCTTCATTTATTGCCATTTCATAA harbors:
- a CDS encoding vWA domain-containing protein, encoding MKKAYFMISLFIVFNLFSSMNDHLSINIDDVYVEAHEDGFHLFIRKKPNIKSVILTESFEIPDKSKDVSTYSFRTLEYNRINGDEIRILNGRVIQNRRLLSLTSSTPVKNRRFGQAFHILIPKKLRYGFPNFSTRSGDIDLEVLKRKKDPFWFSIRTFEKKYNDYLGQYKDNAYELFFGEIQRESTIENNDLKKEFSRFADDVVVAKRGLDLVDKIKNILEESEDPLADLDLVFVIDVTDSMKNHIEILREHLFSMIEPQLSQYRSYRVGFVFYKDYLEDFLTRSFDFNNKEYLNNVLEGISVGGGGDYPEAVFEGINSAVTQFDWQADNRFIIVLGNAPPHEYPRGPIVYEDVIRSAKEKDITIYGILLK